Genomic DNA from Klebsiella variicola:
TCCCGGCGCGCGGATCGCGGTGACGGTAGCGCGAGTTGCCAAAACCCAGCCGGCGAAATGCCTGCGGATCGCGCTTCGCCTGGCGCAGAAACGCCGGAACCTGATCGACGCTTTCAATCTCCTCCAGCATTCGCATGCTCGATTCATTGGCGCCACCGTGCATTGGCCCCCACAGCGACGCCAGCCCGGCGGCGACGCAGGCGAATAAATTCGCCCCGGAGGAGCCCGCCGCACGCACCGTGGTGGTCGAGGCGCACTGCCCGTGATCGGCATGGAGCACCAGGATCTGGTTCATCGCCTGCTCGATGACCGGATTCAGAACATATTTCTCCGCCGGGATAGCAAACAGCATCTGCAGGAAATTTCCGGCATAGGAGAGATCGTTGCGCGGATACGCGGCGGGTTGTTCAATGGTGTACTTGTAGCTCATGGCGGCGATAGTGGGCATTTTCGACAGCAGCCGGGTGGCGGCCAGCGCCCGGTGCTGCGGATTTTCCACATCCAGGACATCATGATAGAACGCCGCCAGCGCCCCCACCAGGGCGCACATCAGCGCCATCGGGTGCGAATCGCGACGAAAGCCGCTGCACATGCGGGCTATCTGCTCGTGGACCAGAGTATGGCGGGTGATGGTCTCGCGAAAGGTTTGATAGCTGGCCTCATCCGGCGCGTCACCGTTCAGCATGATGTAGGCCACTTCGAGAAAATCGCACTGGCGAGCCAGCTGATCTACCGGATAGCCGCGGTGCAGCAGCACGCTGTTTTCCGTATCGATCCACGAGATCGCCGACTGGCATCCGGCGGTATTGGCGAAGCCGGGGTCATAGCTGCAGAATCCGGACTGATTTAGCCCGCGCATGTCGACTCCCACCGGCCCCCGCGTTCCCGGCACCTGCGGCAGGGCGATGGGTGGTTGTTGCCCGGCAAAAGAAAGCGTTAACGGTGTAGTGCTCATCCTGTTAGTCCCCCAGCAAGCTTATCAGCGACCTGAAGTCATTCTTCAGGCGGAAAGACCAACATAACCAATGTGATGCCGCTTATTCATTGATGTCATCACTATAACCCTGACAAAGAGAATATTTTGCTGGCCTTCACGGGGAAACAGGCCGTCTTTCCCCAGCCCACCGCCGGATAGCGGCACAAATCGCCAAGGATAAAGGCGATCATCGCTGTCAAAATTTACGCTGAGTAAAGAAAGGATGAAGAAGAGCTACCATGAATTTTGTGCTGTCGATGACCCTCATCTGCATTACCATCGCCTGGCTGATGATGAGCCTGCTGCCGGTGTAGATGCACCGCTAACCGCCACGCCAGTGGTCTGGATAACCCCTCCTTCAATTGATTTCCGCCGTGGTCTTCGCCTCTGAGGTTTCACAAGAGCCCTACAAGAAGTACTGGTTGCATATCAGGCTGTTGCGTTTTCCCGCCGAGGGGTAGGCTAAAGGCCCACTGTTAAGGAGGTGATATGTCTGGACTGATCAATCCACATGCGGCCCCGGAAGAAGCAGCCTATGCGCTGCTGATTGAGCTCGTTCGCGCCCAGCGCGTGCCGCAATATGAAGGCGAAATTTCCGGCCTGCTGGCGATGTACGACGAAGCTGTTAAACACTTTAAAGAGAAAGAGACCGAGCGTTAGGCGTGGACATCGTGGTGCGAGGAAAGCGTGACGCCTGCGGGAGAGACGCAGGCGTTGGCTGGATAGCAGCTTGCGACATCAGCTGCCGCGGTAGGTAGAGTATCCGTACTGACTGAGCAGCAGCGGGATATGCAGTTTTTGATTTTGCTTTGTAACATTGAAAATAACCGGAACCACCGGGAAGAACGTATTCATGTTTTGGCTTTTAAAATAGTCACCGGTTTTAAACGTCACTTTATAAACCCCCGGCTCCATATTCTCCGCCTGCGGATAGAGCGATTTAATCCGCCCATCGGCATCCGTTTTACCGGTGGCGATATGCTGCCAGCTCTCCCCCTGCTGTTTATCCAGCTCAATCTGCACCCCCGGTGAAGGGAGCCCGGTTTGCTGATTAAGAATGTGTACGCTGAGCGTCCCCTCTGGCGCCGCCAGCGCGCTGAAGCTGAGCAGGGAAATTACGGAGGCGATAATTAATTTCATAATCGTGACCTTATTGGGCAAGTGAAAGTGCCCTAACTATAGTCAGCGCGGCGGGGAAAAAAATTAAACTTTTTGTTATCAGATTGCGGTTATTCGGCGGGGAAAGGCGCAACTGGATGTGCGCTGAAACAGGCCATAAACGGCCTTCTGCACAGGGAAAGTCGGCTAACAGATATGATCTTTTCATCTTGAAAAGCAGACCTTTTCCGGACGGCGGGTAACGAACGTCCGGGACCTGTCGCTGATGCTTATACCGTGAGCCGATCGTTGTCAGAAGAGGGATTGATTGTATATAGACTTTGGATAAATGTTTGACCAGGATGGGCTCATAGCTTGTCACTAATACGCTCAATTTTACAAGGACTAACCCGATGCCATTACCCGATCGTCTGCAACCAGCCAAAGTAAACCGCCAGAAACTGCAACAGCTAGCGGACATGGCCGAAGAGATACTGTCGCAAATTGATAATGGGGCCAAGGAAGAAGATGCCGGATTGAAAATGTTGATAGATAGCTGGAATAGTCAGGTCATTAACCCATATGCATTCTCTGATTTCCGGGACTTCTCTTCATGGACCAGTGCAAAAGACTTCACCCGGATGGCATTTAATCAAGAAAAATATGTGGCGGATTTAACCTGGGATGAGCTGATTCAGATCATCCAGTTTGTGTGTCAGGCCGAAGGTAAGGAATCTGAACAAAGCTACTCGCTGGGAGTGCTGGAGAAAAACTTTGATGCCAATCCATCCGACCTTATCTACTGGCCAGATGAATGGTTTCAGGATAAAGACATGCTTCATGTCGATTTGACGCCTGAAGAAATCGCCGGATACCTGATGGCAAAATCTGGCCGGCGGCTAAGCGATGCGCCGCAAATCGAGCTGAAGTATCCGATACCTTCAAATACGTAAGGTATATCAGCGCTCAGTTTGTAGATGTTGAAAGAATGGGATAGCGGCAAAATCACCGATCACCTGGATTTATATCAGGCGCCGCTACGCTTTCTCCTTGTCGGAGACTGGGCTTAAACTGCCGCTGGTGTGTTCCGCATCACGGCTTAGGCCAGCTACGTCCTGCTTCTGGTTATCACTGGTCATTTTGTCGCGGCTGACAATCAGGCTCCCCTGACCACGACCCGGCGACGAAGGTGTAGCCCAGGCCACCACTGAGGCTGTTCTGCGTGTTGTCGTAGTGGTCATTGCACCGCAGGCTGGTTATCACCAGGCAGATAATGCGTCGCCTCCATTTTCTGGAATCCAGCAGGAGCAGGAAATCTGGGATCATTATTCATATCCCGCAACTTATTGCCTTGTGAAGGATTTGATTCAACCTGTTTCCAGAACGTTTGCTCATTCAAATCCCTCGGCGCTGTAAATTGTTTACCCGGCTTAGCCGTCGAGATCTTCTCCGCTGCTCTAATCAGTATTGTGTTATCAATAATACCGGCTGCTTTACCCACTAACGATAACGCTTTTTCTGCCGGGATTGACGTCAGCAGAGCCAGCGCGTAATCCTTCGCCTCTTCCGCTGTCAGCAACGCCATTACCGTATCCGAGCCCGGGTTATTACTCAGGATGGTTTTGATAATATCCGCGCTTTCCGGCAAGTCGCCGCGTACGATATCCTTTAACCCGGCCTGTACCTGCTCCGGCGAAAGATTGTTGTCCTGCGCATACTTCACCCAGGATGTGGCTGCCTGTCCGGTTTCCGTCATCCCTTTTGGCAGACTCAGCGAGTTAGTCTCAACAACAATCCCAACCACAAAGGCTGGGATCTTTTCGACATAGATTAAAATCCCTTTACTTTAAAAAGGCGGAATAATGCGAGTCCAATGCCTCCAATGCTTCCACCATAAAGTCCTAATTTTGCTCCGTGCAAAACATCTTGCCAAGTTGTATTAAAACCATCGCCAAGCAGCCACAGTAACAACGAAAAAAAAATCTTTCCGCATACAGATAATGCGATCATGAATAAAATCGTAGCAGCTAAGAGAAATAGAGACTGAACACATCTAACTCGGAGATCATTTTTCATTTTTATCTCCTATTTTTTTTATTACCTGTTCAGCTCCTTTACCGCCTCCCTCTGATATTACTGAAGCTCCAATATTACCCATATTGCCTGGAAGCTTACCAGGCAACATCTCCTTAGAGATCCCCAGTTGACCTTTAATTTCGGTATATTTCAGCAGGTCAGGATTAAACTTAGGATCCCAGCCGCCGGTTAGCCATTTACCAGCCGCATTTGTGCCTGAAGAGATTAGTTTGCCTCCCCAGTAACCGCCAGCAGAACCCAGACCATTAGTAATTGCTCCTGTTAAAGGATTGTCACCGTTGATCTGATTGGTTAGCGCGCCACCGGCTGCATTCCAGCCCACTGTTCCCCATAAGCCATTCCCTATGCTTGCAACGTTTATCCAGCCAGCAACAACAGAGTTACCTGTACTCTTCTGGCCGCTGTTGTCGACGCTCATCGACAACAAAAGTGGGCGCTCCGCTGTCGCCGTCAGGTTAACGATGGAGCCGCCAGGTTTTTCGCCCGGCTGGATTTCAATTTGCACAGGCGTCGCGCGCGTGCGGTTAATCTGCTCCATCCCCTGTTCGATATCACGCAGGTTAAGAATATGGCCTTCCAGCCCTGGAAACGCCATTGTTAACTCACGTTTAGCCGCCCCTTCCATGGTGATTTTTTCGAGCTTTCCTTCAAGAATAGTCAGATGTAATACCCCGGAACGTAAATCCTGCTCGGTCAGAAAAGCGCGGCTGGTAATATATCCCCGACTGATATACCAGTCGGAAATAATATTTACGAGTTTAGTAATACGCGCAATATCCATGCACTGCCCAAGCCAGGGCCGGACTATTTTTTGCTGCTGACGCGAATCAATAAGCGTCGCGCCATCTAACGCGATGCGATGGATAGAAAAACAGGGACCATCAGAGGCTTCAGCCTGCGCAGGCATCGCCGCGTGAAGGCTGGGCGTGGCGCGCTCCAGCGATTCACGTTGCTGCTGGTTCTGACGCAGTAATTGTTGCTGCTGTTGCTCAACGCTGTCGCGATCGGCTGGCGATAAAAAAGCGGCGTGGGTGGTCAGACTCAGCGTCATTAGTCCCAGAGCCAAATACAGAGATTTCATCCGTGTTCTCGTTATTACTTAACGTGCAGTGCAAAAACATATTCCATTATATGTTGCGCGGATTTAAGCATGAAACTTACGGTATGTGAACATGAAATAATGAATGAGGATCGTTTTTAGGATAATGACTTTTGCGCAGCAAAATAGACGGCAGGGGAAAATAACGAATGTATTAAAACGTATTTGAAATATGTTTTTCAACCGCAATAGCACAGCCAGGTTACAGGATAGGGAAAATGGTGTCCGGTACGAAAAAGCAGCAAGAGGATAAGAAGCTGATATTGAATGGCACGCCCTACAGGATTCGAACCTGTGACCTACGGCTTAGAAGGCCGTTGCTCTATCCAGCTGAGCTAAGGGCGCCCTGAGAAGCGAGTGCTTCGCGGAGTGAAACGCCTGGAATTATACGGTCCACGTCCGTTGAGTCAATCCATTTTGCCAGGAAACTGCGGGGCTTATACGATGCTGGCGAAATATCCCTCAGCAACTGTACAAGAAGCATACCACCGGGGCTCATGCGCGCGAAAATTCACTTAGTGGCCAGGCGCAACACACCAATGACCCTGGACTTAACAGGGTCAAAACAGGCTAAATTCACCGCAGACAGGATAAAACAGCAAACGAGGACTGACAGCGAGGCCCGCTTCTGACAAAATATCCTCATCCCCCTTTCGTAAAGATACAGATGGAATCCTCTCTCTGATGGCAGCAAAAATTATTGACGGTAAAACGATTGCGCAGCAGGTACGCTCTGAGGTTGCGGAAAAAGTGAAGGCTCGCGTTGCGGCCGGAAAACGCGCCCCTGGGCTGGCCGTCGTGCTGGTCGGTAGCAACCCGGCCTCGCAGATTTATGTCGGCAGCAAGCGCAAAGCATGTGAAGAAGTGGGCTTCGTCTCCCGCTCTTACGATCTCCCGGAAACCACCAGCGAAGCCGAGCTGCTGGAGCTTATCGACACCCTGAATGCCGATAAGACCATCGACGGTATTCTGGTTCAGCTGCCCCTGCCGGCAGGGATCGACAACGTCAAAGTGCTCGAGCGCATCGCGCCGGATAAAGACGTCGACGGCTTCCATCCCTATAACGTTGGCCGCCTGTGCCAGCGCGCGCCGCGCCTGCGTCCGTGCACTCCGCGCGGTATCGTGACCTTGCTGGAACGCTACAATATCGACACCTACGGCCTCAATGCGGTGGTCATTGGCGCGTCCAATATCGTCGGTCGCCCGATGAGCATGGAGCTGCTGCTGGCCGGCTGCACCACCACCGTGACCCACCGCTTTACCAAAAACCTGCGCCATCACGTCGAAAACGCCGACCTGCTGATCGTCGCGGTAGGTAAACCGGGCTTTATTCCTGGCGAGTGGATTAAAGAAGGGGCGATTGTGGTCGATGTCGGCATTAACCGTCTGGAAAGCGGCAAAGTGGTCGGCGACGTGGTGTATGAAGATGCCGCCGAACGCGCGTCCTACATCACCCCGGTTCCCGGCGGCGTTGGCCCGATGACCGTCGCCACCCTGATTCAGAACACGCTGCAGGCGTGCGAAGAGTATCACGACGTTGAGGAGGCCTGAGATGGCGACATTTTCCTTGGGTAAACACCCGCACGTTGAGCTGTGCGATCTGCTGAAGCTGGAAGGCTGGAGCGAAAGCGGCGCCCAGGCGAAAATCGCTATCGCTGACGGGCTGGTGAAAGTTGACGGCGCGGTGGAAACCCGCAAACGCTGCAAGATCGTCGCCGGTCAGACGGTGAGCTTTGAAGGCCAGAGCGTCACCGTCACGGCCTGACAACGAAAAGAAAAACGCCCGCTTTTGCGGGCGTTTTTTTATGGCTTACTTCCGGCGCCAGGTGGTGCCCTGCGGGCCATCTTCCAGCACAATGCCCATCTCGTTAAGACGGTCGCGCGCCGCATCCGCCGCCGCCCAGTCTTTCGCTTTACGCGCGTCCAGACGCTGCTGGATCAGCGATTCGATCTCCGCCACTTCCGCGTCGTCAACCTGCGCGCCGCTCTGCAGGAACGCCTCCGGCTCCTGCTCCAGCAGACCCAGCACCGCAGCAAGCTTACGCAGGTGGGCCGCCATGGCATTTGCCGCTGCGGCGTCCTCGGTTTTCAGGCGGTTTACTTCACGCGCCATATCGAACAGCACCGAATAGGCTTCCGGGGTGTTGAAGTCGTCGTCCATTGCCTCGATAAAGCGTGCTTCGAAGGCTTCGCCACCCGCCGCGTCGACGGATTTGTCCGTCCCGCGCAGCGCGGTGTACAGACGCTCCAGCGCCGAACGCGCCTGCTTGAGGTTCTCTTCGCTGTAGTTCAGCTGGCTGCGATAGTGGCCGGACATCAGGAAGTAGCGAATCGTCTCCGCATCGTAATACTTCAGCACGTCGCGGACGGTAAAGAAGTTACCCAGCGATTTCGACATCTTCTCGCGGTCAACCATCACCATGCCGGAGTGCATCCAGTAGTTAACGTACTCGCCGTCATGGGCGCAGGTGGACTGGGCGATTTCGTTTTCATGATGCGGGAACATCAGATCCGAACCGCCGCCGTGAATATCGAAGTGGTTGCCGAGCTGCTTGCAGTTCATCGCCGAGCACTCGATATGCCAGCCCGGACGACCCGCGCCCCACGGCGACGGCCAGCTTGGCTCGCCCTCTTTCGACATCTTCCACAGGACGAAGTCCATTGGGTTACGCTTGACGTCAACCACGTCGACGCGCGCCCCCGCCTGCAGTTGATCGAGATCCTGGCGTGACAGCAGACCGTAATTCGGGTCCGTCGGCACGTCAAACATCACGTCGCCGTTATCTGCGACGTAAGCATGGCCTTTAGCGATCAGCTGCTCGGTGATCTCAATGATCTCCGCGATATGGTGCGTTGCGCGCGGTTCGCTGTCGGGACGCAGAATATTCAGCGCGTCAAAATCTTTGTGCATTTCGGCAATCATGCGATCGACCAGCGCGACAAAGCTTTCGCCGTTTTCATTAGCGCGCTTAATGATTTTGTCGTCGATATCGGTGATATTGCGCACGTACTTTAGCTTATAGCCAAGAAAACGCAGATAGCGCGCCACGACGTCAAAGGAGACGAAGGTACGGCCATGGCCGATATGACAGAGATCGTAAACGGTAATACCACACACGTACATGCCGACTTCCCCGGCATGGATAGGTTTAAATTCCTCTTTCTGGCGCGTCAGTGTATTAAAAATTTTTAACATCGAAGATTCCGTGTAGACGTGTGTGGGTAATGAAGTCTCTATAATACCCATAATTCAGACCGGACGCAGCACACATTGCAAGGTGCATCGACCCCCGCGGTTATGCTATAACACCCCCCTATATCTCACCCGACATCGGGTGCTGGCACCACACTCATCGGAACAGGATGCAAAAATGGTTACTTTCCACACCAATCATGGCGATATCGTAATCAAAACGTTTGACGACAAAGCGCCGGAAACAGTTAAAAACTTCCTGGACTACTGCCGCGAAGGTTTCTACGACAACACCATTTTCCACCGTGTTATCAACGGCTTTATGATTCAGGGCGGCGGTTTCGAACCGGGCATGAAACAAAAAGAGACCAAATCTCCGATTCAGAACGAAGCGAACAACGGCCTGAAAAACACCCGTGGTACGCTGGCAATGGCCCGTACTCAGGCGCCGCACTCTGCCACCGCCCAGTTCTTCATCAACGTGGCCGATAACGACTTCCTGAACTTCTCTGGCGAAAGCCTGCAGGGTTGGGGCTACTGCGTTTTCGCCGAAGTGGTTGAAGGCATGGACGTGGTAGACAAAATCAAAGCGGTTGCCACCGGCCGCAGCGGCATGCACCAGGATGTGCCGAAAGATGATGTGATCATCAAAAGCGTCACCGTCAGCGAGTAATTCGTGGCGACACTTTTTATTGCAGATTTGCACCTGCAAACAGAAGAACCGGCGATCACCGCCGGTTTTCTGCGTTTTTTACAGGGAGAAGCCCGCCAGGCGGACGCCCTGTATATCCTTGGCGATCTGTTTGAGGCGTGGATCGGCGATGACGATCCGAACCCGCTGCACCAACAAATTGTCTCGGCAATCAAAGCCGTCGTCGACGCCGGCGTGCCCTGCTACTTCATCCACGGCAACCGCGATTTTCTCGTCGGCCAGCGCTTTGCCCGCCAGAGCGGGATGCTCCTGCTCGCCGAAGAAGAGCGACTGGACCTCTATGGCCGTGAAGTGTTGATTATGCATGGCGACACGCTGTGCACCGATGACCCAGGCTATCTGGCGTTTCGCGCCAAAGTCCACACCCCGTGGATCCAGCGTCTGTTCCTGGCCCTGCCGCTGTTTATCCGCCGCCGCATCGCCGCCCGCATGCGCGCCGACAGCAAAGCCGCCAACAGCAGTAAATCAATGGACATTATGGATGTGAATCCACAGGCGGTAGTTGACGTCATGGAAAGACATCATGTGCAGTGGCTGATCCACGGCCATACCCATCGCCCGGCGGTCCATGAACTGCAGGCCAACGGCCAACCCGCATGGCGCGTGGTACTCGGCGCCTGGCACAGCGAAGGTTCGATGGTCAAGGTGACGCCGGACGACGTCGAACTGATCCACTTTCCGTTCTAGTTCCTGCGCGAGCACAATTCCGAAACCGTCTTTTGCCTGGGCGAAGGTGCGCGCTTCCCCGCATCCTGCATGCTAGTCTCCCACGACATCACTCTCAAGGAATGAGCATGAACAGGAAAAAGTGGAATCAGCCGCTGATGTGGGGAATGATCATCGCGATCCTCAATCCGTTAGGGGTAAGTTATATCGCCTTAATCGGCGTCGCTATCGGCAACACGCTGACGTTTGTCTGGTGTGCAATGCTGGCGTGGGCCATCTATTTCTATGCCATTTATTTGCTCTGTACCCGCCCCCACGATAGCCGGCTGGTACAAATCTATTTACTGGTGATGGGCACCCTGATGCTCCCGTGGGGGGTAGTGCTGCTCATCACCTGCATCATGAATGAGATAAAGGCCAATAAGCCGCGATCGACGTCATCACTGAACGAGACAAAAGACGGCTAACCATGCGCACGCAACCGTTTTCCTTGCTGGCAGTTCATGCTATTCTCTGTGGCCTCTAAAGCAGTGTGAAACACACCCACAGGAGTTTTAAGACGCATGTCTTCCCGCAATAATTCGGCGCGTATCGCCATCGTGATGGGGTCCAAAAGCGACTGGGCTACCATGCAATTTACCGCAGAAATCCTTGATGCCCTGAACGTTCCGTACCATGTCGAAGTGGTCTCCGCCCACCGCACGCCCGATAAGCTGTTCAGCTTTGCTGAAAGCGCCGAGAGCCACGGTTATCAGGTGATTATTGCAGGGGCAGGCGGCGCGGCGCATCTGCCGGGCATGATTGCGGCGAAAACCCTGGTGCCGGTGCTCGGCGTACCGGTTCAGAGCGCGGCCTTAAGCGGTGTCGACAGCCTCTACTCCATTGTGCAAATGCCGCGCGGCATTCCGGTCGGTACGCTGGCTATCGGCAAAGCTGGCGCAGCGAACGCCGGCCTGCTCGCCGCACAGATCCTTGCCCAACATGATGCCGAACTGCACCAGCGCCTGAGCGCCTGGCGTCAGGCACAAACCGATGAAGTGCTGGATAACCCGGATCCGCGGGGTGCGGCATGAAACAGGTATGCGTGCTCGGTAACGGTCAGTTAGGCCGCATGCTGCGCCAGGCCGGTGAGCCGCTGGGCATCGCCGTCTGGCCGGTCGGCCTGGAAGCCGACCCGGAAGCGGTGCCGTTCCAGCAGAGCGTCATCACGGCCGAAATTGAACGCTGGCCGGAAACCGCCCTCACCCGCGAGCTGGCCCGCCATCCGGCGTTCGTCAACCGCGATGTCTTCCCAATTATCGCCGACCGCCTGACGCAAAAGCAGCTATTCGACAAGCTTGGCCTCGCCACTGCCCCGTGGCAGCTGCTGGCGGATAAAAGCGAATGGCCGACGGTGTTTGCTCGTCTCGGCGAGCTGGCGATCGTTAAGCGTCGCGTCGGCGGCTACGACGGCCGCGGCCAGTGGCGCCTGCGCGCTGACGAAACCGCGCAACTCCCGGAGGATAACTACGGCGAGTGCATCGTCGAGCAGGGGATTAACTTCTCCGGCGAAGTGTCGCTGGTGGGCGCCCGCGCTCATGACGGTAGCACCGTCTTCTACCCGCTGACCCGCAACCTGCATCAGGACGGTATTCTGCGCGCCAGCGTGGCCTTCCCGCAGGCCAATGCCCGCCAGCAGGAACAAGCGGAAAGCATGCTGACGGCGATCATGAACGAGCTGAACTACGTCGGCGTGATGGCGATGGAGTGCTTCGTCACCGCCGAGGGGCTGCTGATCAACGAGCTGGCGCCGCGCGTGCACAACAGCGGCCACTGGACGCAAAATGGCGCCTCCATCAGCCAGTTTGAACTGCATCTGCGAGCGATTACCGACCTGCCGCTGCCGCCGCCGGTGGTCAACAGCCCGTCGGTAATGATCAACCTGATCGGCACCGATCTCAACTACGACTGGCTGAAGCTGCCGCTGGTGCACCTGCACTGGTACGATAAAGAGGTGCGTCCGGGTCGCAAAGTCGGCCACCTGAACCTCACCGACAGCGATACCGATCGCCTGAGCGCGACGCTGGAAGCGATCAAGCCGCTGCTGCCGCCGGAGTACACCAGCGGCCTGTTCTGGGCGCAATCGCAGCTCAGCTAAGCCCTGCGTGCCGGGGATTTGATCTATCCCCTTCCCCGGCACACCTTGAGGCGCGTACAATCCCCCCCTTGCTGTAAAGCCCATTTCTGTTTTGACTTCAGAGGATACCCCATGACCAATGGGACGGATTATCGCGCCATTCTCGCCAGCGATACGCCACTGATTGACGTACGCGCCCCGGTGGAGTTTAGCCAAAGCGCGATGCCGGCGGTGATCAACCTGCCGCTGATGAATGATGAAGAACGCGCCGCGGTCGGCACCTGCTACAAGCGTCAGGGACCAGAGGCGGCGCTGGCGCTCGGCCATAAGCTGGTTGATGGCGACCTGCGCGCCAGCCGGATCCAGGCGTGGCTGGAAGCGTGCGCCCGTTACCCGCACGGTTACCTGTGCTGCGCCCGCGGCGGCCAGCGATCGCATATCGTCCAGCAGTGGCTGAAAGACGCTGGCGTGGAGTACCCCCTGATCGTCGGCGGCTATAAAGCGCTACGCCAGGCGGCGATCCAGGCCACCGACGAACTGGTGCAGCGCCCGATTGTGCTGATTGGCGGCTGCACCGGCAATGGCAAAACTCAGCTGGTCTGCTCGCGACCGGACGGTATCGATCTGGAAGGGCTTGCCCATCACCGCGGTTCTTCATTCGGTCGAACCCTGCAGGATCAGCACCCGCAGGCCACCTTTGAAAACCATCTGGCGGTCAGCCTGCTTAAAAAAGCCGAACAGCAGACCCGCTGGGTGCTGGAAGATGAAGGCCATATGATCGGTGCCAACCATCTGCCGGAGTGCCTGCGCCTCCGCATGGCGCAATCGCCGCTGGCGGTGGTGGAAGATCCATTTGACGTTCGCCTCGAACGGCTGCGCGAAGAGTACTTCGATCGCATGTATCGCGACTTCATCGCCGCGTATGGCGAAGAGAAAGGCTGGCTGGCATACGGCGAGTACCTCCATCATGGTCTGTTTGCCATCCGCCGTCGCCTGGGGCTGCAGCGTTTTGCTCAGCTGACTGAACGGCTCGACGCGGCGCTGGCGCAGCAGCAGCGCACCGCCAGCACCGAGGCGCACTTCGCCTGGCTGGTGCCGCTGCTGGAAGAATACTACGACCCGATGTATCGCTATCAGTTGGGGAAAAAAGCCGGGAAGATCCTGTTTCGCGGCAACTGGCAGGAGGTCGCCGCCTGGCTGGCGAAGTAATCGCATGCGCTATTGTCCCGGCTTGCGGCGTAAACGCCTTAGCCGGGCTACCGCTCGGCGCGATTTGTAGCCCCGGTAGCGCAGCGCGACCGGGGGTTGTGACCGCTTAGAAGTCGTAGCGCAGACGCACCAGGTTCATATCCCCCAGGTTGTCGGTGCTGGAGGTAAACACGTGTTCGTAGTCAACGCGGAAACCGTAATCCAGCTGGAAGCTGATCCCCAGACCGTTATCGATACGCTGGTAGTTGCGGCCATTCACGTACTGCAGGCGGTCGCCCATAAAGTACGGCTGAATAGATTTAACAGCGTATTGATTGATCGGGAATTTATAGCCCGCAAAATATTCAATCCCCCAGGCGTCGCCGGCGAAGTAGTTATGCACATCGGTTTTTTTGGTGGTGAGGAAGTTCTGATACCAGCCGCCGCCGAAGGAGAAGGTCCAGTTATCCGGGGTCCA
This window encodes:
- the lpxH gene encoding UDP-2,3-diacylglucosamine diphosphatase, with amino-acid sequence MATLFIADLHLQTEEPAITAGFLRFLQGEARQADALYILGDLFEAWIGDDDPNPLHQQIVSAIKAVVDAGVPCYFIHGNRDFLVGQRFARQSGMLLLAEEERLDLYGREVLIMHGDTLCTDDPGYLAFRAKVHTPWIQRLFLALPLFIRRRIAARMRADSKAANSSKSMDIMDVNPQAVVDVMERHHVQWLIHGHTHRPAVHELQANGQPAWRVVLGAWHSEGSMVKVTPDDVELIHFPF
- the purE gene encoding 5-(carboxyamino)imidazole ribonucleotide mutase gives rise to the protein MSSRNNSARIAIVMGSKSDWATMQFTAEILDALNVPYHVEVVSAHRTPDKLFSFAESAESHGYQVIIAGAGGAAHLPGMIAAKTLVPVLGVPVQSAALSGVDSLYSIVQMPRGIPVGTLAIGKAGAANAGLLAAQILAQHDAELHQRLSAWRQAQTDEVLDNPDPRGAA
- the purK gene encoding 5-(carboxyamino)imidazole ribonucleotide synthase codes for the protein MKQVCVLGNGQLGRMLRQAGEPLGIAVWPVGLEADPEAVPFQQSVITAEIERWPETALTRELARHPAFVNRDVFPIIADRLTQKQLFDKLGLATAPWQLLADKSEWPTVFARLGELAIVKRRVGGYDGRGQWRLRADETAQLPEDNYGECIVEQGINFSGEVSLVGARAHDGSTVFYPLTRNLHQDGILRASVAFPQANARQQEQAESMLTAIMNELNYVGVMAMECFVTAEGLLINELAPRVHNSGHWTQNGASISQFELHLRAITDLPLPPPVVNSPSVMINLIGTDLNYDWLKLPLVHLHWYDKEVRPGRKVGHLNLTDSDTDRLSATLEAIKPLLPPEYTSGLFWAQSQLS
- the mnmH gene encoding tRNA 2-selenouridine(34) synthase MnmH, which translates into the protein MTNGTDYRAILASDTPLIDVRAPVEFSQSAMPAVINLPLMNDEERAAVGTCYKRQGPEAALALGHKLVDGDLRASRIQAWLEACARYPHGYLCCARGGQRSHIVQQWLKDAGVEYPLIVGGYKALRQAAIQATDELVQRPIVLIGGCTGNGKTQLVCSRPDGIDLEGLAHHRGSSFGRTLQDQHPQATFENHLAVSLLKKAEQQTRWVLEDEGHMIGANHLPECLRLRMAQSPLAVVEDPFDVRLERLREEYFDRMYRDFIAAYGEEKGWLAYGEYLHHGLFAIRRRLGLQRFAQLTERLDAALAQQQRTASTEAHFAWLVPLLEEYYDPMYRYQLGKKAGKILFRGNWQEVAAWLAK